One genomic window of Halorubrum hochsteinianum includes the following:
- a CDS encoding DUF2249 domain-containing protein: MASETGDPAAIERALAERTDAPAGGETVSLDVRDLGPPKPLRETLERVETLGGDDVLVQYNDRTPQFLFPKLDDRGFAYAPVETDATDAVVTAIWPADGEGGVSASDGAASGGPGATDPSPGSASNP; the protein is encoded by the coding sequence ATGGCATCCGAGACCGGTGATCCGGCGGCGATCGAACGGGCGCTGGCCGAGCGGACGGACGCCCCCGCGGGCGGGGAGACGGTCTCCCTCGACGTCCGCGACCTGGGGCCGCCGAAACCGCTCCGCGAGACGCTCGAACGCGTCGAGACGCTCGGCGGCGACGACGTGTTGGTCCAGTACAACGACCGAACGCCGCAGTTCCTCTTCCCGAAACTCGACGACCGCGGGTTCGCGTACGCCCCGGTCGAGACCGACGCGACCGACGCGGTCGTCACGGCGATCTGGCCCGCGGACGGCGAGGGCGGCGTCTCGGCGAGCGACGGGGCGGCGTCGGGCGGCCCCGGCGCGACGGATCCGTCTCCGGGCAGCGCGTCGAACCCGTAA
- a CDS encoding radical SAM protein, which yields MFDDLDTDRRPLVLVWEVTRACGLACRHCRADAQPRRHPDELTTAEGKRLLEDAAEFGDGQLVVLSGGDPLARDDLTELVAHGDDLGLRMTITPSGTRSLTPERVRDLGDAGIARMALSLDGSTRERHDAFRGEESYADTVEAAHAARDAGIPLQVNTTVCADTVDDLPAIRDRVRELGAVLWSVFFLVPVGRGRVLDPVSPERAEDVMAWLHEVSDEERFGVKTTEAPFYRRVGIDRASDGEPDGAAKRRGGITAGRGFAFVSHTGEVYPSGFLPEPAGDVRERSVVDVYRNADLFESLRDPDGFSGKCGACEFRHVCGGSRSRAYAATGDPTGSDPLCPYVPEGYDGPLPERQRGETADGDRPEPAD from the coding sequence ATGTTCGACGACCTCGACACGGACCGGCGGCCGCTGGTCCTCGTCTGGGAGGTCACGCGGGCCTGCGGGCTGGCGTGCCGCCACTGCCGCGCCGACGCGCAGCCGCGGCGACACCCCGACGAGCTGACGACCGCGGAGGGGAAGCGACTGTTGGAGGACGCCGCCGAGTTCGGCGACGGACAGCTGGTCGTCCTCTCCGGCGGCGACCCGCTCGCCCGCGACGACCTCACGGAGCTGGTCGCGCACGGCGACGACCTCGGGTTGCGGATGACGATCACGCCGAGCGGGACGCGGTCGCTCACCCCCGAGCGCGTCCGCGACCTCGGCGACGCCGGGATCGCGCGGATGGCGCTCAGCCTCGACGGCTCGACGCGCGAGCGCCACGACGCGTTCCGCGGCGAGGAGAGCTACGCGGACACCGTCGAGGCCGCTCACGCCGCGCGCGACGCCGGCATCCCGCTCCAGGTCAACACCACCGTCTGCGCGGACACGGTCGACGACCTCCCGGCGATCCGCGACCGCGTCCGCGAACTGGGCGCGGTCCTCTGGAGCGTCTTCTTCCTCGTCCCGGTCGGTCGCGGCCGCGTCCTCGATCCCGTGTCGCCCGAGCGCGCCGAGGACGTGATGGCGTGGCTCCACGAGGTCTCCGACGAGGAGCGGTTCGGCGTCAAGACCACCGAGGCCCCCTTCTACCGCCGCGTCGGCATCGACCGGGCGTCGGACGGCGAGCCGGACGGGGCCGCGAAGCGCCGCGGCGGGATCACGGCCGGGCGCGGGTTCGCGTTCGTCAGCCACACCGGGGAGGTGTACCCGTCCGGGTTCCTGCCCGAGCCGGCCGGCGACGTCCGCGAGCGGTCCGTCGTCGACGTGTACCGGAACGCGGACCTGTTCGAGTCGCTGCGCGACCCCGACGGGTTCTCGGGGAAGTGCGGTGCCTGCGAGTTCCGGCACGTCTGCGGCGGGAGCCGGTCGCGGGCGTACGCCGCCACCGGCGACCCGACCGGCAGCGACCCCCTCTGTCCGTACGTCCCGGAGGGGTACGACGGCCCGCTCCCGGAGCGGCAGCGCGGCGAGACCGCCGACGGCGACCGCCCGGAACCGGCGGACTGA
- a CDS encoding MFS transporter, giving the protein MDGFRQFFALERDVLVLSVAMFAFSLGFQMTNRFLPEYMVALGASGFVIGLFGTFGNVISALYPYPGGAVSDRLGSRYALTLFGLLSTVGFLVWLVAPGVGAVTVAGVTVEPWVWIFVGLVLAQAWKSFGLGATFAVVKQATAPSRLAAGFASTETFRRTAFLVGPVLAAVLIGLRADFTVSFQFVLAVAVVFGALGTLVQHLRYDASDDSIGDSFSGLDQIRSDLREMPEPLRPLLVGDTLVRFANGMVYVFFVLVVTQFFEVGLDATVALGGFSYGVDLSPQAFFGYLLGVEMLVALLIMVPASKLAERVGLKPVVAVGFAVYAVFPVVLIYAPTLAGSALPLWAVMVAVFAFSGLRFAGLPSHKALIVGPAERGAGGRVTGTYYLIRNTVVIPSAAVGGYLWDFVSPEVAFTVAAVIGVAGTGYFLAFGKEFEAYA; this is encoded by the coding sequence CTGGACGGCTTCCGGCAGTTCTTCGCGCTGGAGCGCGACGTGCTCGTCTTATCGGTCGCGATGTTCGCGTTCAGTCTGGGGTTCCAGATGACGAACCGCTTCCTCCCCGAGTACATGGTCGCCTTGGGGGCGTCCGGGTTCGTCATCGGCCTGTTCGGCACGTTCGGGAACGTCATCTCGGCGCTGTACCCGTACCCCGGCGGCGCGGTCTCGGACCGCCTCGGCTCCCGGTACGCGCTGACCCTCTTCGGTCTGCTGTCGACCGTCGGCTTCCTCGTCTGGCTCGTCGCGCCGGGCGTCGGCGCGGTCACCGTCGCCGGCGTCACCGTCGAACCGTGGGTGTGGATCTTCGTCGGGCTCGTTCTGGCGCAGGCGTGGAAGTCGTTCGGCCTCGGCGCGACGTTCGCGGTGGTCAAGCAGGCGACGGCCCCCTCCAGGTTGGCAGCGGGGTTCGCCAGCACGGAGACGTTCCGGCGGACGGCGTTCCTCGTCGGGCCGGTGCTGGCGGCCGTCCTCATCGGCCTGCGCGCCGACTTCACCGTGAGCTTCCAGTTCGTCCTCGCGGTCGCGGTCGTCTTCGGCGCGCTCGGCACGCTCGTCCAACACCTCCGCTACGACGCGAGCGACGACTCCATCGGCGACTCGTTCTCGGGACTCGACCAGATCCGGTCGGACCTCCGCGAGATGCCGGAGCCGCTCCGCCCGCTGCTCGTCGGCGACACGCTCGTGCGGTTCGCCAACGGGATGGTGTACGTGTTCTTCGTGCTGGTCGTCACGCAGTTCTTCGAGGTGGGGCTGGACGCCACGGTCGCGCTCGGCGGGTTCTCGTACGGCGTGGACCTCTCGCCGCAGGCGTTCTTCGGCTACCTCCTCGGCGTCGAGATGCTCGTCGCGCTGCTGATCATGGTCCCGGCCTCGAAGCTCGCGGAGCGGGTCGGACTCAAGCCGGTGGTCGCGGTCGGCTTCGCGGTGTACGCCGTCTTCCCGGTCGTGCTGATCTACGCGCCGACGCTGGCGGGGTCGGCCCTGCCGCTGTGGGCGGTGATGGTCGCCGTCTTCGCGTTCTCCGGGCTGCGCTTCGCCGGGCTGCCGTCGCACAAGGCGCTGATCGTCGGGCCGGCGGAGCGGGGGGCCGGGGGGCGCGTCACCGGGACCTACTACCTGATCCGGAACACCGTCGTCATCCCGAGCGCCGCCGTCGGCGGCTACCTGTGGGACTTCGTCAGCCCCGAGGTGGCGTTCACCGTCGCGGCCGTCATCGGCGTCGCCGGAACCGGTTACTTCCTCGCGTTCGGCAAGGAGTTCGAGGCGTACGCCTGA
- a CDS encoding UvrD-helicase domain-containing protein, with the protein MSDPTPNDAQRRLIENTEGAYLVDAGPGTGKTFAIARRYGKIVDRAGVEPDDVLLATFTRSAATEMKERIVDRSAYGLRELADAPIRTFHSHCHEVLREHGHAAPTHLGLDERITGSTRVIDDELVEAERFREFFDGFRGDHPEHADFYRVLSEPEELLDLIRELAAKGVFPTTDGWYGDGESHLDGDFDAFRERFDAANRPRNDGRKQSPLREDLSRFGRNRAYLPDAPSKSELRGGRGTKRLDDEVARRVFDEDREGLRSFVHDAYVEYVRFALRRNYLTFGFLQLFAFVLLREDPRVREEAQFEYVMVDEFQDTSEIQFKLALLLSGTENFCAVGDWKQSIYSFQYADVRNILDFEERLARFAADLNDDADRVSFDAPDPTRIELRENYRSTASVIDLSERAIETPATSGEAVDAPLDDVVELSSNAAVDNTVVEGIAHEDEHEAVLAKIQRIVGDDDYAVEGEDGEPRPPEYGDIAVFTRTRDYGRELLDVADEYDFPVAYDGGVELFRTDPAKLLLAWLRILESDAERGWAVVLERAGYAFDEIDHALATASYPDDAVAFRDALRGLESVGAVARRVLDRYGFTGDTADLLLHTVQSTYDATTVTRGELIRFVERGIEAGTTVDRSANAGDDAVTVQTIHAAKGLEYPIVVLANMNDGRFPPRTSGSSVVEYRDPVGLRLRKRYSEAGTHPHVYDNWRYDVIRRCLPREYDEERRLLYVAVSRAERHVVFAAGEEPNAFLEALPVGVGEIDPAVEPFDRGEPADAELPFAVTTPEGPVGHTPHSLMDETVFEEADERPEAGPEPDSEPETRGMDFGSKVHDFAEAYALDADDATPSSDHERRVAEFIDGLPGELHVEEPVTLPIEVDGRRVTVSGIADLVHETADLVEIVDYNTDATRRAQSEYRKQLSVYYHVLDEWFPDKEVTASLFYTADGTREPIEPLEVAELRDLVRAAEAERD; encoded by the coding sequence ATGAGCGACCCGACGCCGAACGACGCACAGCGGAGACTCATCGAGAACACGGAGGGCGCGTACCTCGTCGACGCCGGGCCGGGGACCGGGAAGACGTTCGCCATCGCCCGACGCTACGGGAAGATCGTCGACCGCGCCGGCGTCGAGCCCGACGACGTCCTGCTCGCGACGTTCACGCGGAGCGCCGCGACCGAGATGAAAGAGCGGATCGTCGACCGGAGCGCGTACGGGCTGCGAGAGCTCGCGGACGCGCCGATCCGGACGTTCCACTCGCACTGTCACGAGGTCCTCCGGGAACACGGCCACGCCGCCCCGACGCACCTCGGACTCGACGAGCGGATCACGGGGTCGACGCGGGTGATCGACGACGAACTGGTCGAGGCCGAGCGGTTCCGGGAGTTCTTCGACGGCTTCCGCGGCGACCACCCGGAGCACGCCGACTTCTACCGGGTGCTCTCAGAACCGGAGGAGCTGCTCGACCTGATCCGGGAACTCGCCGCGAAGGGCGTGTTCCCCACGACCGACGGCTGGTACGGCGACGGCGAGTCGCACCTCGACGGCGACTTCGACGCGTTCAGAGAGCGGTTCGACGCCGCGAACCGCCCCCGGAACGACGGCCGGAAGCAGTCCCCCCTGCGGGAGGACCTAAGTCGCTTCGGACGGAACAGGGCGTACCTCCCCGACGCGCCCTCGAAGTCGGAGCTTCGGGGCGGCCGCGGGACGAAACGCCTCGACGACGAGGTGGCGAGGCGCGTGTTCGACGAGGACCGCGAGGGGCTCAGGTCGTTCGTCCACGACGCCTACGTCGAGTACGTCCGGTTCGCGCTGCGGCGGAACTACCTCACCTTCGGCTTCCTCCAGCTGTTCGCGTTCGTGCTCCTGCGCGAGGACCCGCGCGTCCGGGAGGAAGCGCAGTTCGAGTACGTGATGGTCGACGAGTTCCAGGACACCAGCGAGATCCAGTTCAAGCTCGCCCTCCTTCTCTCCGGGACCGAGAACTTCTGCGCCGTCGGCGACTGGAAGCAGAGCATCTACTCGTTCCAGTACGCGGACGTGCGGAACATCCTCGACTTCGAGGAGCGGCTGGCGCGGTTCGCCGCCGACCTCAACGACGACGCCGACCGGGTCTCGTTCGACGCGCCCGACCCCACCCGGATCGAGCTCCGGGAGAACTACCGGTCGACGGCGTCCGTCATCGACCTCTCCGAGCGGGCCATCGAGACGCCGGCGACGAGCGGCGAGGCGGTGGACGCCCCCCTCGACGACGTGGTCGAGCTCTCTTCGAACGCGGCCGTCGACAACACCGTGGTCGAGGGGATCGCCCACGAGGACGAACACGAGGCCGTCCTCGCGAAGATTCAGCGTATCGTCGGCGACGACGACTACGCAGTCGAAGGCGAGGACGGCGAGCCGCGCCCGCCGGAGTACGGCGACATCGCGGTGTTCACGCGGACGCGGGACTACGGCCGGGAGCTCCTCGACGTCGCCGACGAGTACGACTTCCCGGTGGCGTACGACGGCGGGGTCGAGCTGTTCCGGACCGACCCGGCGAAGCTGCTGCTCGCGTGGCTCCGGATCCTCGAATCGGACGCCGAGCGCGGCTGGGCGGTCGTCCTCGAACGGGCCGGCTACGCGTTCGACGAGATCGATCACGCGTTAGCGACGGCGTCGTACCCGGACGACGCGGTCGCGTTCCGCGACGCGCTCCGCGGACTGGAGTCGGTCGGCGCGGTCGCGCGCCGCGTCCTCGACCGCTACGGCTTCACCGGCGACACCGCGGACCTCCTCCTCCACACGGTCCAGTCGACGTACGACGCGACGACCGTCACCCGCGGCGAGCTGATCCGGTTCGTCGAGCGCGGTATCGAGGCCGGGACCACGGTCGATCGCAGCGCGAACGCGGGCGACGACGCGGTGACCGTCCAGACGATCCACGCGGCGAAGGGGCTGGAGTACCCGATCGTCGTGCTGGCGAACATGAACGACGGGCGGTTCCCGCCCCGGACCAGCGGGTCGAGCGTCGTCGAGTACCGGGACCCGGTCGGACTCCGCCTGCGGAAGCGGTACTCCGAGGCGGGGACGCACCCGCACGTCTACGACAACTGGCGGTACGACGTCATTCGGCGCTGTCTGCCCCGCGAGTACGACGAGGAGCGTCGCCTGCTGTACGTCGCCGTGTCGCGCGCGGAGCGCCACGTCGTCTTCGCGGCCGGCGAGGAGCCGAACGCGTTCCTGGAGGCGCTTCCCGTCGGGGTCGGGGAGATAGACCCCGCCGTCGAGCCGTTCGACCGCGGCGAGCCGGCCGACGCGGAACTGCCGTTCGCGGTGACGACCCCGGAGGGGCCGGTCGGTCACACCCCGCACTCGCTGATGGACGAGACCGTGTTCGAGGAGGCGGACGAACGACCGGAGGCCGGTCCCGAACCCGACTCGGAACCGGAGACGCGCGGGATGGACTTCGGCTCGAAGGTCCACGACTTCGCCGAGGCGTACGCGCTCGACGCGGACGACGCGACGCCGTCGAGCGACCACGAGCGGCGGGTCGCCGAGTTCATCGACGGGCTGCCGGGCGAACTCCACGTCGAGGAGCCGGTGACGCTCCCGATCGAGGTCGACGGACGCCGGGTCACCGTCTCGGGGATCGCGGACCTCGTCCACGAGACGGCCGATCTGGTCGAAATCGTCGACTACAACACGGACGCGACGCGCCGGGCGCAGTCCGAGTACCGGAAACAGCTCAGCGTGTACTACCACGTGCTCGACGAGTGGTTCCCGGACAAGGAGGTCACGGCGAGTCTGTTCTACACGGCAGACGGGACCCGCGAACCGATCGAGCCGCTCGAAGTGGCGGAGCTTCGGGACCTGGTCCGAGCCGCCGAGGCGGAGCGGGACTGA
- a CDS encoding PD-(D/E)XK nuclease family protein: MPIREAKSADALYAELAEYDLVVAPDAPLASAINRRLDRPHFGTFATTPRRLAAGRREQAEDRRAFLELASETDRDWKAIAYAVGNVLQCWEHRGRLDAIFEYDAYVDDATREVVEAMRTLRTTSKRLTEYSIDDDRSVAVVGHDRLTALERGVLPESFDRVELFTGDGFDHPPFHVFESATDIVAALLDAVSADNADRVAVVLDGGGQYSSLVESALEAADVPFYGGPGFADDPHHRAFVQLLRLGFRGPDTTVGDVAPLFAQLGAEIPVRDRDRRLAAVSGPAVEWVREFRDGIEERTFAAALDAYADRAGVELARFDEELRKLGLADDPVTEAAVDRLAYYLQTYEVPVDRDNEGVLLADAKSSAYVDRPVVFHLGMGEEWTHSAPQRPWVDTEAQFERYVGDFQRLLQSGERQYYLVRDAAGGEPVTPCLYFGDLLDAEFERFSDLDSVEHRRRPRRTGDGFDRRPLGVDPEPVETVSQSALNGYVNSPRDYLFGRLLDSPDRERFVEGNLFHDFAEFYVNHPEVVRAADRDDPVDAMLGETEAFFSAADEPLRRRTYRIGLDLIAEYLDENAPESDEFLTPTSGWGDNFFAEYFDEPVDSPLTERWFEDAALGVKGKIDLVRAPTHLLDYKSGAKKRPSQVVKSAAIDPPADTPNFQAALYLTYYRQLRPDEPLEFTFFHFLEPMADAVAGDADLDDALATVSYHPVAFDEYVGSRDAYEELLDGYADCRETFDDLGYAAYADAVADLTFPETTDKGELRDSAFAERFTAAVDAGTSDDVDAEKGADQAIRALNGVRKRAFFRGDLDAFESFVDERLAELNRRRSGEERFPVDGLGGEPNYRRVDNRDLLLEGDR; encoded by the coding sequence GTGCCTATCCGCGAAGCGAAGTCTGCCGACGCACTCTACGCGGAACTCGCCGAGTACGACCTCGTCGTCGCTCCCGACGCCCCGCTCGCGAGCGCGATCAACCGCCGCCTCGACCGCCCGCACTTCGGGACGTTCGCGACCACGCCGCGCCGCCTCGCGGCCGGTCGCCGGGAGCAGGCGGAGGACCGCCGCGCGTTCCTCGAACTCGCCTCGGAGACGGACCGCGACTGGAAGGCGATCGCGTACGCGGTCGGGAACGTCCTCCAGTGCTGGGAACATCGGGGCCGGCTCGACGCGATCTTCGAGTACGACGCCTACGTCGACGACGCGACCCGCGAGGTCGTCGAGGCGATGCGGACCCTCCGGACCACGTCGAAGCGGCTCACGGAGTACTCGATCGACGACGACCGGTCGGTCGCCGTCGTCGGCCACGACCGGCTGACCGCCTTGGAGCGCGGCGTCCTCCCGGAGTCGTTCGACCGCGTCGAGCTGTTCACGGGCGACGGCTTCGACCACCCGCCGTTCCACGTCTTCGAGTCGGCGACCGACATCGTCGCCGCGCTCCTCGACGCGGTCTCGGCGGACAACGCCGACCGCGTCGCGGTCGTCCTCGACGGCGGCGGGCAGTACTCCTCGCTCGTCGAGTCCGCCCTCGAAGCGGCGGACGTTCCCTTCTACGGCGGACCCGGGTTCGCCGACGACCCGCACCACAGGGCGTTCGTTCAACTGCTCCGGCTCGGGTTCCGGGGGCCGGACACGACCGTCGGCGACGTCGCTCCCCTGTTCGCGCAGTTGGGTGCTGAGATCCCGGTGCGCGACCGCGACCGCCGACTCGCGGCGGTCAGCGGTCCCGCCGTCGAGTGGGTGCGGGAGTTTCGCGACGGGATCGAGGAGCGGACGTTCGCGGCGGCGCTCGACGCGTACGCGGACCGGGCCGGCGTCGAACTGGCGCGGTTCGACGAGGAGCTACGGAAGCTCGGTCTCGCGGACGACCCCGTGACCGAGGCCGCGGTCGACCGGCTCGCCTACTACCTCCAGACCTACGAGGTCCCCGTCGACAGGGACAACGAGGGGGTCCTCCTCGCCGACGCGAAGTCCTCGGCATACGTGGACCGACCCGTGGTGTTCCACCTCGGGATGGGGGAAGAGTGGACCCACTCCGCCCCGCAGCGCCCGTGGGTGGACACCGAGGCGCAGTTCGAGCGCTACGTCGGGGACTTCCAGCGCCTGCTCCAGAGCGGCGAGCGCCAGTACTACCTCGTCCGGGACGCCGCTGGCGGCGAGCCGGTCACGCCCTGTCTGTACTTCGGCGACCTGCTCGACGCGGAGTTCGAGCGGTTCAGCGACCTCGACTCGGTCGAGCACCGGCGGCGACCGCGACGGACCGGGGACGGCTTCGACCGCCGGCCGCTCGGGGTCGACCCCGAGCCGGTCGAGACGGTCAGCCAGTCCGCCCTCAACGGCTACGTCAACAGCCCGCGCGACTACCTCTTCGGGCGGCTCCTCGATTCGCCCGATCGGGAGCGGTTCGTCGAGGGGAACCTCTTCCACGACTTCGCGGAGTTCTACGTGAACCACCCGGAGGTCGTGCGAGCGGCCGACCGCGACGACCCCGTCGACGCCATGCTCGGCGAGACCGAGGCGTTCTTCTCGGCCGCGGACGAGCCCCTCCGCCGGCGGACCTATCGAATCGGACTGGACCTGATCGCGGAGTATCTGGACGAGAACGCCCCGGAGTCCGACGAGTTCCTCACGCCGACGTCGGGCTGGGGGGACAACTTCTTCGCGGAGTACTTCGACGAGCCGGTCGACTCCCCGCTCACCGAGCGCTGGTTCGAGGACGCCGCGCTCGGCGTCAAGGGGAAGATCGACCTCGTGCGAGCGCCGACGCACCTGCTCGACTACAAGAGCGGGGCCAAGAAGCGCCCCTCGCAGGTCGTCAAGAGCGCGGCGATCGATCCGCCGGCCGATACGCCGAACTTCCAGGCGGCGCTGTACCTGACCTACTACCGTCAACTGCGGCCCGACGAGCCGCTGGAGTTCACGTTCTTCCACTTCCTCGAACCGATGGCCGACGCGGTCGCGGGCGACGCCGACCTCGACGACGCGCTCGCGACGGTGTCGTACCACCCGGTCGCGTTCGACGAGTACGTCGGCTCCCGCGACGCCTACGAGGAACTGCTCGACGGCTACGCCGACTGCCGGGAGACGTTCGACGACCTCGGCTACGCGGCCTACGCCGACGCCGTCGCGGACCTGACGTTCCCCGAGACGACGGACAAGGGCGAGCTTCGCGACTCCGCGTTCGCCGAGCGGTTCACCGCCGCCGTCGACGCCGGCACGTCAGACGACGTCGACGCCGAGAAGGGCGCGGACCAGGCGATCCGGGCGCTTAACGGCGTCCGCAAGCGCGCGTTCTTCCGCGGCGACCTCGACGCCTTCGAGTCGTTCGTCGACGAGCGCTTGGCGGAACTGAACCGGCGACGATCCGGCGAGGAGCGGTTCCCGGTCGACGGGCTCGGCGGCGAGCCGAACTACCGGCGCGTGGACAACCGCGACCTGCTTCTGGAGGGGGACCGATGA
- a CDS encoding amidohydrolase family protein has protein sequence MYALVGGTVHTATERGTIDATVVIDDGEIASVEDEEPPEEATVIDVSGHHVTPGLVDAHSHAGMAEWGEPEDGDVNEGTSAVTPHVNALDGFHPRDEELKHAFQNGVTAVSARMGSGNVIGGIICSMKTHGLTADEMLIREDGMKAAMGENPKRFHGEEQGRQPSTRPGVAATLREALMEAEDYVDRREHARNEGEPFERDLGMENLARVLTEELPLRVHAHRSDDIMTVFRIAEEFGIESLSIEHATEGHLIAEEFAERDVPAIVGPSLYSGAKYELRNITFETPAILREAGVKVAIQTDAPVLPQQHLDVCVGLAVREGFPESEALEAVTRYPAEILGIDDRVGTLEAGTDADVAVWDGIFYENDSRTRHVFVDGEHVFDRERDAVDPRDEYDW, from the coding sequence ATGTACGCGCTCGTCGGCGGGACCGTCCACACGGCAACGGAGCGGGGAACGATCGACGCGACCGTCGTCATCGACGACGGCGAGATTGCCTCCGTGGAGGACGAGGAGCCGCCGGAGGAGGCCACCGTGATCGACGTCTCGGGCCACCACGTCACGCCGGGGCTCGTCGACGCGCACAGCCACGCCGGCATGGCGGAGTGGGGCGAACCGGAGGACGGCGACGTCAACGAGGGCACGTCGGCGGTCACCCCGCACGTCAACGCGCTCGACGGCTTCCACCCCCGCGACGAGGAGCTGAAACACGCGTTCCAGAACGGCGTCACCGCCGTCTCGGCGCGGATGGGGTCCGGCAACGTGATCGGCGGGATCATCTGCTCGATGAAGACCCACGGGCTGACCGCCGACGAGATGCTGATCCGCGAGGACGGGATGAAGGCGGCGATGGGCGAGAACCCGAAGCGCTTCCACGGCGAGGAGCAGGGCCGCCAGCCCTCGACGCGCCCCGGCGTCGCGGCCACGCTCCGCGAGGCGCTGATGGAGGCCGAAGACTACGTCGACCGGCGCGAACACGCCCGCAACGAGGGCGAGCCGTTCGAGCGCGACCTCGGCATGGAGAACCTCGCGCGCGTCCTCACCGAGGAGCTCCCGCTCCGCGTCCACGCCCACCGGAGCGACGACATCATGACCGTCTTCCGGATCGCCGAGGAGTTCGGGATCGAGTCGCTCTCGATCGAACACGCGACCGAGGGCCACCTGATCGCCGAGGAGTTCGCGGAGCGGGACGTGCCCGCCATCGTCGGCCCCTCGCTGTACTCGGGCGCGAAGTACGAGCTCCGCAACATCACCTTCGAGACGCCCGCGATCCTCCGCGAGGCCGGGGTGAAGGTCGCGATCCAGACGGACGCGCCCGTGCTCCCCCAACAGCACCTCGACGTCTGCGTCGGGCTCGCGGTCCGCGAGGGCTTCCCGGAGTCGGAGGCGCTGGAGGCGGTCACGCGCTACCCCGCCGAGATCCTCGGGATCGACGACCGCGTCGGCACGCTGGAGGCCGGGACAGACGCCGACGTGGCGGTCTGGGACGGGATATTCTACGAGAACGACAGCCGGACGCGACACGTCTTCGTCGACGGCGAGCACGTCTTCGACCGCGAGCGCGACGCGGTCGACCCCCGCGATGAGTACGACTGGTGA